The Salvelinus fontinalis isolate EN_2023a chromosome 34, ASM2944872v1, whole genome shotgun sequence region ATACCAATTTCAACATTTTAACACCCCTGATGTGCAGTGTTTTGTTCCTAGTCATTTTTGATATCGATGATAAGGAAGTCAACAGAAATGCTTTTTAATCATCTATTCTATATCCTCTCAGGCAAGTTTGAGCCACCCATTTTCCACCCCAATGTCTACCCATCTGGCACGGTGTGTCTTTCCAtcctggaggaggagaaggactgGAGGCCAGCCATCACCAtcaaacaggcacacacacacacacacatatacacacacataaagaatGGGAGAGGCATCAGTGCTTTCACCGGTTTGGAGGAATGCACGACATTGGCTCAACGGGTATCAAATTACTGTATTTTTTTTATGTGGATCAAAGCATGGTACTCTCTGGTCGAGGTATTGTCTTCTGATCtgcattgttttgtatttcaatcCATTCTAAAAGCTGACTATCTGTTTTGTGTTCACAGATCCTGTTGGGTATCCAAGAGCTTCTCAATGAACCCAACATTCAAGACCCAGCACAAGCAGAAGCCTACACAATTTACTGGTGAGTTTCAGTTGAGAGATACTTTATAATATTTTTGAATGTTCTACTGTATAATTGATACAGGTAAAGGGGCTCTTAGTGTGCTTTAAAACACTTGCAAATATACACAATCTCTCTTCATTAAACTGAAAATAATAGCCTTTTTGGGTGATACTCAATTTCATAATGGACTAATCCCCCTTTGTTGCCTCTTTTAGTCAGAACAGAATGGACTATGAGAAGAGGGTGAGGGCGCAGGCCAAGAAGTTTGCCCCCACATAAAGCTCCGCTGAACATCTGCCTGAGAAGCCTGATACAACACCTGGGTACTGAACAGCAAGCAGCACTTAGAGGACCAATCCAATGATCAATCTACTATTTGATATGTTCTTCTTTACATGAGAAAAGTGTCATGTAGCCTACATGAGAGCTATTTTAAAACCaaacaaaataataatatttGTCCACAATTTTTGTCGTTGCCTATTTCACTTCTAAAACATGCCTAAAACACTTTCTTATAATTGAATAAGATTCCATTTGGATTTGTGATCTATAAATCAGGAAGCTACTTTGCCTTATGTTTAGTCTTATCAAATAGTCATAAGGTCTAATAACAAATAATTTCAAATTGCAGTGTCTGATACGTCATTTTGTAACTGAATCTGTACTTAAATAAATGCCCCCCGTATGTTAAGTGAGCCTTATTTTTCTGAGTGTCTGGTCACGTTGAATTTAATTGTAGA contains the following coding sequences:
- the LOC129832864 gene encoding SUMO-conjugating enzyme UBC9-like isoform X2, translating into MSGIALSRLSQERKAWRKDHPFGFVAVPTKNPDGTMNLMNWECAIPGKKGTLWEGGQYKLRMLFKDDYPSSPPKCKFEPPIFHPNVYPSGTVCLSILEEEKDWRPAITIKQILLGIQELLNEPNIQDPAQAEAYTIYCQNRMDYEKRVRAQAKKFAPT
- the LOC129832864 gene encoding uncharacterized protein LOC129832864 isoform X1, which gives rise to MSGIALSRLSQERKAWRKDHPFGFVAVPTKNPDGTMNLMNWECAIPGKKGTLWEGGQYKLRMLFKDDYPSSPPKCKFEPPIFHPNVYPSGTVCLSILEEEKDWRPAITIKQAHTHTHIYTHIKNGRGISAFTGLEECTTLAQRVSNYCIFFMWIKAWYSLVEVLSSDLHCFVFQSILKADYLFCVHRSCWVSKSFSMNPTFKTQHKQKPTQFTVRTEWTMRRG